From the Cydia pomonella isolate Wapato2018A chromosome 23, ilCydPomo1, whole genome shotgun sequence genome, one window contains:
- the LOC133530643 gene encoding Na(+)/H(+) exchange regulatory cofactor NHE-RF1, which produces MATNGSAQTEPRLCHVRKVPDFDGYGFNLHAEKGKPGQYIGKVDEGSPAEAAGLKRGDRILEVNGNSIAGESHKQVVQRIKERPDDAELLVAAPAPGDSLPDLDAPPSAPAAKTPSPTPADSAPAPLNLHMTAAEMRAHLANKKKFDPKKVPMDLKDKFDLVKKL; this is translated from the coding sequence ATGGCCACCAACGGCTCTGCACAGACGGAGCCCCGGCTCTGCCACGTGCGGAAAGTCCCCGATTTCGACGGCTACGGTTTCAATCTACACGCAGAAAAAGGAAAACCTGGCCAGTACATCGGCAAGGTCGACGAAGGATCCCCGGCGGAGGCCGCGGGCCTGAAGCGCGGCGATAGGATCCTTGAAGTTAATGGAAACAGCATCGCGGGCGAGAGCCACAAGCAGGTCGTCCAGCGCATTAAGGAGCGCCCCGATGACGCCGAGCTCCTAGTGGCCGCCCCGGCTCCGGGGGACTCGCTCCCAGACCTGGACGCGCCCCCTTCCGCCCCCGCGGCCAAGACCCCCTCCCCCACCCCCGCGGACAGCGCGCCCGCGCCCCTGAACCTGCACATGACAGCCGCGGAGATGCGCGCCCACCTCGCCAACAAAAAAAAGTTCGACCCTAAAAAAGTGCCAATGGATTTAAAGGACAAATTCGACCTCGTGAAAAAGCTGTGA